The genome window GTGTCCGGCAAAGCAGCTGGCCTTTCCTGAACATTCACTTGCACACCCAGGAATAAAACATGCACAGAGAGGGAAGACTTCACCCAGGGAGCACTTTATTCTAATGAAGCTTGGAAGCTTTATTCTAATGAAATGCTTCAGGTACTGAAGACCACTTCCCCTGCACAGGGCACAGGAAGGGAAGACACGAAGAAGAAAGAGGATGTGCAGGGTggtgaggctggggtgggagaggggctaGCTGGGCCTCACAGGTTACTgagtgagggggagggagaaacagCCCAGATGCTGGCCCAGCTCGAAACGAGATGGGTCTCCTGATCCCATCCAGGGGAAGAAGTTCAGACCTCGGAGGATGAGGATGAAGAGGATGATGGGGGCGTGGCATGGACAGGGTCACGAAGAGCAGAGCTCTTCCCACTGAGAACACGGCCATCTAAACAGGCAACTGGGAATATGGGGGGATCGACCAGAAAAGCGCTGAGTATGTATCAGAATTGCTTGGGTGTCTGAAGCAACTTTCATGTGATGAAATTGAGGCTTCAATTCATCCCTGAAGGAACGAGAAACCCCAGGGTGTTGCCCCAAATTATGAGTCCTGATCCACCTTACGGAGGCAGTTTGAACTTCTAAATCCTCTCCACCCTCCGCTCCCATTTTAACCCAAGGTCTCCTTTCCATTCCAGCTACCTCGGTGGGGTCGGAGAACTCCCAGCCGAGGCAGACAGATTCCAGGATGCCTTTGCGACAATTCTGAAGCAAGCAAAATCAAGGTGCAAAGTCACCCAGGAGTATGGAGGACAGAGAAGCATTTCCTTGAGTTCATCAAGCACTAGAGCTCAAAGTGCCAGCTTGGGGGCCAGTCCTGTCAGGGTTCTGATGGTTTATAGGGCCGTTTacagatgaaaaggaaatttttGTCACAGAGGGCATCATTCCACGACTGAAGAGAGTATTTCAACAAATTGGCACAGTGTTCATTGTTCCCAGCATTGTTGGGCTCACCTGGAATCCAGAACCTACCacaggaaaatacaaagaaaaacatatttccaatgaagaaatgaatgacttCAATTCAAGCTTTGGTCCTAGGTGAAAGCATCGCAAGTTTTTGCACCCAGGCCTGAGAGAAAGGGAATTGGTGAGCTGTCAACCTCTAAGCCTGCagtcaccctccccacccccaagtaaGGGCCAAACCTGCCCACCTCTCTCAAGACCCTACACAAACCCACAGTTCTGAGATGAGACTTAGAACAGGGCCCCTGCTGAAGCCAAACCCCAAAGGGCAGAGAGAGGCCACAGATTTGTCCCCAGTCCCACAGCCCATTAGTGGCAGAGAAGAGCTGGATTTTGGTTCAGGGCTCCTGCCATCCGTGGACAGGGAAGAATCACAAACTCTGTAGTCAGAGGAAAATATCACTCCATCCTTtgtgccctggccctggcccaaAAATGTCTGGCTGAAAAGGAGGGTGACGGGCAGCTTACCTCCTACTCAGGACCTTGTCGAAGGGGGTATCATCCACCCATTTCCAGTCCCCGTCACTCCCTGCTTTGGTCAGGCCAATCCAATGGCTAAGTCCACCAGCTGTTTTGTACAGAAACTCCTGGAGGGGAGACAGAATAAGCAGAGGCGCTGCCATCACTTGCAGTTGGAGTACCTCTATGCCTGGGTCTTCACCTGTCCTCAGTGACAGCCCACAAACACACTGGGCACACTGACCTCTAAAGCCTCTTCCTGTCCCTGCCCAGAGCCCAGAATCCCATCTTCCAATTTCTGATTTGTCTCTGCTCTGTAACGAACAGACTCAGGGCTCAGGCCTTTCTGTCGCTCAGGACGAAGGTGCTGGAGCACAAGAAAGATTCAGGTAAACCCCAGAGCAAGAACCCCAAGAGAATGGCCcagataataatagctaaatttAGTAAGCACTTAATATGTGCGAGGCACTAtgcatttaaatgcatttaaattgtttttttcgtCTGAAGTCGGGACTATTGCCATATGTGTTCCATCTAGGACTACTTAGAGGCAGGATTGGGACTCTAGActctgaccccagagcccacACTCAACTGCGCTGCTAGCGGACCTCCCAGATGAAAGGCTTGTTCAATATTCTGCCTCACAAGAAGGAGACTTCTTGGGTTGTGTAGTATCATTAATgctgtttacaaatatttctgttttctgggcACATAGAAAGATTGTACCTCCCTGCCCTCTTTGAAGCTAGGAGTATTGGGTCAGTTGCTTTGCAAATGAAATGTGAGCAAAAGTGATGTCTGTTATTTCTAGGCAGAGCCAACATacaatttttcatgtttccttttcttgcctcAGCAATTATGGAAATATACGTTGAGATGAAGTTTCCTTTGGCCTAAATCCTTGAGTAAGCACAATGAGTAAAACCCCTTGTTGGCCCTTATTGCACACGTAGTGTAAGTGAGACATAACCCTTCACTTTTAGGTCACtgatatttggggatttttgtcATCACAGCATAATCTTTCCGATCCTGCCTGATACAGATACTAATATACCCCCTTTCTAGAGCCTATAGGAACAACACTCACCTGTTCACTCTCTGAGGTCACTGAGGTCAGGTGTGAATCCCTGAATGCACAGAACTGCTCGGCACTGTACCAGGCCTTTGGGACACgagaaaagtaataaaagttcCCCCTGAAGTACTTCCAGCCTTGAGAAACCATCTGTACAATGTCATCTGGAGAATAAAGGTGAAAGGTGAACACTGgtgttcttcttttctctgggttCTGGCTAAGTGGGGGCACTGGAGTGGGATCTCACAGACAGCAGTAAATGGGACTGGGCTCTGGGGTCCTTGGGTTCAAGTGTGGACTTGGGGACACTCTCTCAGATCCTGAAAGTCGGACTGAGATTAGTAGAGTCTCTGGTCTCAGAGAGGGGAGAGTGAGAGAGGATGGATCAAGAATCTGTCTCTCAGGGcggccaattagctcagttggttagagcacagtgctcagaacaccagggttgctggttcgatccccccatgggccaatgtgagctgtgccctccacaactagattgaaacaactgcttgacttggagttggtgggtcctggaaaaacacgcttaaaataaataaaaagttataaaaaaaaaaaaaaaaaaaagaatctgtctGTCATGAGAGAGAAGCAATTCTCCCCTAGCCATCACAAGTGGCTGAGCCCCTGGGCTTTAGGTAAGAAACTTAATGAAAAATGGCTCAGTTTGGGCCAGGACGACTCCTAATGCCTTCATAGTCTGTGTCTTTGTGTGGGAGCCCAAGCTTAACCCTGGTTCCCTCTCTTCTGAAAAGCCCCTGAGTCCTCTGTAACCCCAATGCTGAGCCCTCTCTGCTTGGCTGTCCAGCCACGTCTGCTTGCCTCCACAAACACCAACCCAATGGCCTCGTGCCTGAGACTGGCAAAGTCCCATGGGCCACTGATCCGTTTTCCATGTTCTTTTCTGAGTCACTTACTTTGCTGTTTGAGCAACTTTCTGATATTCTCCAAACTGCTCTGGAGTCCCCGGACCTTCTCATTTAAAGCACTGGCTTTATCCAAATCTCTCTTTAACTCTGGGATTCGGGTGTATAAATTATGGACATCCTCCCAACTGTTTGTTAATATCTGGATCCGTgcattggcttctttcacactAGTTTCCAACCTCCGGATGTGAGAATGCACGTGATCCAGGCTCGCATTCACCATCTGGACCTGAGCGCCAGCTGCTTCCACGCCGCCTCTGTTCCTCTTAATTTCAGAACTCAGGGCGCTGATGTTGTCCACACGACCTTTCAGCAACTGGGCATTGGTCTTTTCATCTGATAGTGTGCTCATAAACCAGGGATCTGGAGTTGAAAAAATCCAGAAGTCAGTCAAGGGGATCCCTAGGGACGGGAGTGGGGTGTTATCAGGGTGAttccaggaagaagagagaagggaagagacaaGCTCCAGCTTCACAAGGACACAACCCAAGGAGCTGTTGCCTACCCTCCATTCATTTATAATCTATTCATTCACCAAACATACGAGgacacctaccatgtgccaggaaccCTGGAAGAGTGGGTAATGCAAAGATCGATAAACACAGGCTCTCTGTTAGAGGACTTCACAGGCGAGCAGAAGCAGGGCTTAAAACCCAGTCCAAAACTTTCTTTGAGTGTTCAGGGCACATTTGATAAAGGGATGCCCCTGACCACCCCCTTGTCACTCTCCCTACATCCTTCCGGGCCCCATCGCTTGATTCCCAGCCCTCTCCTGCAGTGGCCATCAGCGTGGGCAGCACCACCCTTCCCACATCTGTCCACAGACTCTTTGTGACCATGGGAGGAGCCAGCCATGCAGACTTCTAACCTGTTCTCTTCTAATCCAGAGCACACGCAAAGGGAGAATTATGACACCATTTCACCTTTTCCCTTATCCCTCCCACTGTCACGTTCTGCTTGGGCCACAGGCTTAGTGACAGAGAGGAGACCAAACGTAACCCAAGACGACTCCAAGCAGAGGAGACTCTGCTGAGAGGCTCAAAGTCTGAGACCAAATATGTCCCGAGGCCATGAAGGCAGAAGACATTCGTTCCCTCCCTGTTTTCTGCAGACCTGCTGAGAGATGAACGCTCTGCCAGCAGCAGATGCCATAAGCCTTGACAAAgctggaagaagaagaaagataagcCACACATCCAATGAAGAAGAAGGAAGTCTCCCTTGACATGAGCCTTGCGAGAATAGGAGAATGAAAAGAGCATGAAGGGGTCCTGCTAAGGGGAGGAGCCATGGAGATGTATTGGCTTGTTCGTCCGGCTCTCCATCTAGTCGGTTGGGGCTGAGGATACAGTCGGGAATCCATCCCTCATGGGATCAGGAAATATCTCACTGTTGGGGCTGCCCTCAAGGTTCTGGATCAATGGGGTGCAGAGCTCAGAGAGGGAGGCGAAAATGACACAGGATGAAGAAATAGGTGAACATTTCCTTGGGGCAGAGGAGTGTACCTTTGAGCACAAGCATGCAAGTGCTGAGCCCATTCAGGAAAATCTCCCCAGAATTGGGAAGGAAGGAGCAGCAGCTCATCTTCCTGAGGACAGGGACCCTGTGACTGcacaaggaaagaagagaaatgagacCAATGAAAACGCCATAGGTGGGAGAGACCACTGGAGAGCAGGAAAGCGAGGGTCTGGATTGGAGGGAGCTGCCGGACCCTGGAGAAGCACCCAGCCCAGCTGAGTAACACAGAGGACTTACAGAGGATGGCTTGCAGCAGGACGGAGGCGAGCAGGACCAGCGTCAGGACGATTACAGCAGCACGAACTGTGCATATTTTCCTCAGAACCAGAGATGAACCCGTCTTGGGAGGAGGCTCTGTCAGAAGGAGAGAACATTTGTTGAAGGGCCAGCGAGGGATGGGAGATGGGTTTGTGCGCGGAGCCCTGAGCAGGTCCTGAGCAGGAACTGGGCTTACCTCGGGGCCAGAGGGAGATATTCTGTTTATCCACAGTGAAGTGTACATCAGGGACCTCGCCTTCTGCAGTCTTCATCCTACACCTTCACTTTTGCAGCACAGATGCTTCTGGTTGGCTGCCCAGGGAACTTTATCtaaaggaaaagggaagtgagTCCCGCAAGAGGTCGTCATGTATCCCGAAGTTCCCCGTTCCTGCCTTAGACACCTTGTCCCGCCTGGGCCACCGCTCAGTCCTCTCTTCCAAGGTCTGAGCTTTCAGGAAGAGGCCATTTGTCTTCTTCTCTGGGGGAGTCTGTTACATGGACACTTTAACCATCTTGTCCCAAGGCTATCCTACTTCTTTTATTCCCCTCATCCAGCATCTCTCCACCCATCCCTTTAATCCCACAAATACATATAGAGTGCCTTCTAGGTGCCAGGTATGGCGCTAGGACTGGGCCACAAAGACAAATACTCACAGTCTTTGCACTCAAGCCACTCACAGTCCAGAAGGAAAGACAGATCCAAGCAAATCAATTACACTACAGGGTGATGATTataacaataaaagaatacaCACGGTTCAAAGGAAGTAAAGAGAACGGAGAAAGGGTAAAAAGTTCCAGGTAGAGGGATTAGCATATTTAAAAGACAGCATGAGTGTCTGGCAATTGCAAGTAGTTTGGTGGTGTTGGAGTGTAAAGCATGGGACAGGAGCCGAGTTCATGGAGCTAAAGAGGCACCTGGGGTCAGAGCATAAAGATCCTTTGGAATCATGTTAAGAAGCTTGAACTCTGGCTTATTGGTGACATGGAGGCAGTAAAGGATTCCAGGCaggagagagacatggacagGGACATTGTAGAAAGATCGTTCTGATGATGGTGAGAAACATAGATCAGGGTGTGGAAAACCTGGAAGCAGGGAAACCAAAAAGGAAACCACTTACTGCAGaatattctactttctgttaTTAGGGCATCTTAGATGATACAGTATCCCCTTTATAAAATGGGACTTGGAGATAAGAAATTTAAGTGTAAGACTTGGGTTCACCTCCCTGTTTCCTGTACTTGTGAGCTTCTTACAGTGGGGAGGCTCAGCAACATCAGGCCAGGAACTGTTCTTTCATATGTGGGAGTTCCTCAGTGCAAAGAGGAGATGATTTAGGGCTCAGTGATTTAGGGCTCACTAATTTTCCTCCTGGGGCACTTCTCATGCTTTGAAGAAGTCTGCCAAATCTGAGAAGGCTCGTACGTAACAGATTCTAAACAACTATTTCTTGGAAggtaggaaagagagaagagaagaatgggggagGCGGtgggcaaaaaagaaaaggaaaggaatttagtCCAGAgaattggatggatggatggatggatggatggatggatggatggatggatggatggttggatggatggaagactgatgaatggatagatgatggatggatgatcaATGAGTAgatggctggctggatggatCGATAAATCAATCAGTTGATCAATGGATGGGTACCTGaaagataaatgaatggaagaattGCTAGCTGAtcatttctcagttttcaaaCCTACAATCTGTGGACTGGAATCTATCATCCAGAAGCTACTTCTTCTTCCCACTGTCTCCAaaaattctcattcattttcatagCAAAAGTATAAGGGAAGTGTGATTGACACCTTATCCAAAATGCAAAAAACACTTCGGCCACGGGACTAGAAAGTTAGCTTAGCCTTTCTGAGACGAAGCCAGTAGAGCTGGATGGCAGAGCAGTGTCAGGGACTTGGGTTGGAAACTAAATGAGCAGGACAAAGGAAGCAGCCACCTATACTTTCAGGGGGCATTTAGAAGAATCCTACCTCCCTGCTCAGCCCAGCTTTGTCTGGCCAACCCGCAGTTCCTACGGGTCTCTTGCTGTTCTGTTCCTGGCTGACTGGGCCTCAGACTGGAGCTGCTTCTCAGACTGGATGAGAGAACCCAGGGAGGACTCCACATCACACTTCCCAAGTGCTGGGAAAGAAGCTAGGTCACAAGGATGGTATCCCATTCATCCTATCTCATCTCCTCCCTACCCACATTCTGTCCATAGCTTCCAGAACGGCTATCTGTTCTAACCTTTGACACTAGTTAATCATGCAAACTGAAGGCCTCACTCTGACTCACCGCCTATGTGAACATTTATCACTATATGTACCTGTTTTCTTCAGCGTTGCTCATCTAGTTGCAGAGCCTTGATGCCCCTGGTTAGAATGTTCTGCTCCTGGACTCTCGTGCCTGGTACCCAGTCTAACCCCAGAGTCATCTCAGCCCTTCTGCACCTGGCTCCTGGCCCTATATTCACAACTTGTCATAGTCTAGGGCCTGAGAGTGGAAAAGAATCCAAGTTACTTAAGACCCCATTGGGGTCTGGGTCTCTTCCTGAGGCTTTGAGAGAGAGAAGCTGCCCCATAACACAACTTGGGGGTATCTGGCCCCTTTCCTCTCTGTCAGAATGTTGACTTTTCCCCAACCTCTGCTGATTGGTACCGTGAGGCATTGATGGAAAACCCGCATGCCCTCTCATTGGTCCCAGAAAAGAATCCAGAAGCCTCACCATGCTGATGCCCACTGTGAAAGAGGGACTGGGGTTGGGGAGCATTTATCCAAGGGATAGAAATGGAGGCCTCAGATAGATGTTCTGCTGATTTCTGGGCAAAAGGCTGAGCCAGCATGAGGAAGCAAAACATGAAGCAACCAGAAACCTGGGCTGCGGGCCCTGTGGGGTTTCAGAAACAGTGGGTATAAAAGTCCCAGCTATAAGGAGTTTCGTTTCCCATTCATAGGGAAGGAGTGAGTCACATGCTGTCTTCCTATGGCCAGGCCCATCTGCAGCTGTTTACTGAGCACGAGCAACCCTCCCGTGCATCCCTCTGGGGGTTCTATCAGGCCCCTGACCTAACAGTCTGGGAGGAGAAAGGACAGAGCGGGAGACGAGTGCTTCAGGCACACTTGCCAGCCAGAAAAGTGAGCAGTTCTCCTGGACACGCAGGAGATGCCAGTTCTTCCAAACAGAGGAGGAACTGTGGACAAGATCCGGAGTGACCAAAAACCAGTGCTgtaatgagaaaaggaaagtccgtgctcatttttctgtttccccacTAGCCACACTCCTGAGGTTCTAAGACCTTCTCTGGATAAgggcagaggaagaaaacagtttggccaactttctctcttctctggctGGGACCCACCTTATGCTTAAAGGTGGGCCGTGGATATAATCAATGAGAGTGGAAAAGAGACCTAGTTGTTAAGAAACTAGAATGGACCAAAAAAAATCAGGGAGAGGGAACTGGGAGGCAGGAAGAATGACTATGAGATGAGAAAGGAGCTATTATAGTTGGTCAGGCTGGTCATAAGCCTCAGAGAGAATACAATGTGATGGGAGATTTGATCAGCAGACCCCAGATAATCAAAAGATTTCTTCCCACCCTATGGATGTGTGCTCTGGGGATGGAGGATAAGGCAGAGACACCAAGAAAGGAGTGGTAGGCGGCACAACTCATTTCCGTTCCCTGAGAATGCCTGCTCTGCCCCAGGCACAAGGAGAAAGTCCGATAGACCCTGCCTGCGGAAACACCATTCCTCTTATTGGAAAAAATAtgcttatattttttttaattctagggAGAAGGGAAGAATCTCCCAAGACTGAAAAGGAGCACGGAGACAGCAGGGAGCCTCCCCAGGTCTCCCTTGAACCTAGGAATGAGTTCCTCTTTTTTAGAACATCATGGGGAAGCAGGTCCCTCTGGAACAGTGACAATGAGTCAGACCGCAGTGAATAAGCCGTTACGTCTGGTGCCATCATTTAAGTATTATGGTATGGATACGGTGGGCAATCTGGCTGCCTGGAAGGTTCAATGAGTTTCAGGTACAGGGAGCGGCTCTGAACTACGCAAGTCAAAGAGAGCCTGCCTGTGGTCTTAGTGAGAAAGGCAAATGCGTGTCAGAAAAGTAACAAAGGGCTTTTGGAAAAAGTATGCatagttctttttaaatcttttatttctttattatgtaaataatgatattcatatagaaaaaaatccagataagcataaagaaaaaattacctACTGTAACAAAAAAAGCTGTATACCAGTTCATTCTTCCTATCTCTGTGTATATATAGCTCCACATCTATATCCATAGCTGTATCTAACTATAactgtgtatatttatataagtatCAAATGGGATAGCtcctatttattttctccatcatCCTTCCCACCCCCATTTCCGATACCAAAAATCCCCTTCTTTTGAGAAGTTGTTCCCCCTTTTAAATCCCACCATTTCTTGGCTCACAGCCAACATCAGCAGGTGGAGTTGTTAGCCACACCCCATCACTGACAGTCTTCTGCCTCCGGCTTCCACTTTCAGGACTCTTACATTGGGCCccaccagataatccaggataatttccctatCTTAAAATCAGCTAGTTAGCAAACTTCATTCCACTTTGCTATAGAACTTAATATACTTCCAGGTTCCAGGGATGAGGATGTGGATATCTTCACagtcattattctgcctaccacacttcTTCACCATATTAAGTTCGGGTGGCCTTAATGGAACGATTCAGAAAGTTAGGTATCTGTCCCTGGAGTTAGAGATATCAAGTCTGGTACTTGACACATGAATGAAAAGTCTAAGggcttcagtaggtgaatggataaataaactgtggtacatcagACAATAGAATATCGTTCagcgcaaaaaaaaaaaaaaagagctatcaagccatgaaaagacacggaggaacgtaaatgcatattactaagtgaaggaagccatgctgaaaaggctacataatgGATGGCTCCAATTATAcgacactctggaaaaggcaaaactatggacaCACTAAAAAGATGGTTGGTTGTCAGATGTTataggggagggagggatgaaaagatagagcacagaggaattttagggcagtgaaactattctatatgatactgatgatggatacatgtcattttacatttatccaaacccatagaatgtataacaccaatagtgaaccctaatgtaagtGATGGACTTTGGGAGACAGTGATGTGTCAATGTAGTTTCATCAGTTTTAACTAATGCACCCCTCTGCTGAGGATGTTGCTACTGGAGGAGGCTGAGGGCTCGGGTCAGGGAGTATATGAGAACCctttgtactttctgctcaatttagctgtgaacctaaaactgttctaaaaaagtatatttaaaaggaGGGGCTGTGAAATCTAAGGCAAGACACTTTCGCTCGCTACTGCCTTGGGGCAGCAGGATGGGGAAGAaatgcaaaattcaaaattcaaaggcagggccggcccggtggctcaggcggttagagctccatgctcctaacgccgaaggctgccggttcgattcccacatggcccagtgggctctcaaccacaaggttgccagttcaattcctcgagtcccacagggatggtgggcagcaccccctgcaactaaagattgaacgcggcaccttgagctgagctgctgctgagctcccggatggctcagttggttggagggcatcctctcaaccacaaggttgccagcagttcgactcccacaagggatggtgggctgcaccccctgcaactagcaacgacaactggatgtggagctgagctgcgccctccacaactaagactgaaaggacaacaacttgaagctgaatggcaccctccacaactaagagattgaaaggacaacaacttgacttgggaaaaagtcctggaagtacacactgttccccagtaaagtcctgttcccattccccaattaaaaaaataaaataaaataaaaaattcaaaggcAAAATCTGCTCTTTCAGAGTTTGGTGGGGAAAAAGATGTCTGTCAATGGACCAGACTTGGGGTCCCCCTGGCAGGAAGCTATTCGTAATTGATTAAGAGGGACTGTATGATAAGGACCACCTGGAGGAGTGCGCAGTGAGACCACAGGGAGGCAGGGGCTTAGATAAGCCCATAAGCAGACAGCCAGAGGAGGCATTGTCTGTGCCAATGCAGGTGCACACAATGCAGAGCTCCTAAAAACCCCCAGAACACACCTAAGAAAATGAATTGGGATTTAGAACATGTTCCACCTTGACGTCATGAAAACCGGATTTCAACTCTTCCAAGCAAAGAACACCTTTCTGCCACCTGGACCAAGGTACAGtttggtgtgggggaggggaggagtaaggaggagagaagagagaaaaatgtgacAAAAAATCAAACCCTCCCTCCACCGTCTCATACTTCCAAGACTGAGCCTGGGGAAGAGGAGAAATGCTAATTCAATGAAAGTCTGCACTTTTGTGATTATTTTGACTGGATGTTGGGGGTATAACAACGTGATCAGAAAAGTTGTAATACCTGCCTGAGGTTCCATCCAGGTGtaaggaagaacaaagaaaggaaagcaggctTGAAGGGGAAATGATGGGAAATCATCCAGATGCTGGCTAACCAGTGTAGCTCATCAGTAAACCAGCTGTAGGCTAGTTAACTTTTAGGAGTCCCCAGAGCTCTAGAGACCACAGACCCAACAGGGGACAAGAATCACAGCCTCTCTCATCCACCCCGCACCCCCAGCCAGTCTCAGGATCATACAAAATGTGAGCTCCTGTGCAGAACTGCCCATTATGGCCTTGAACAGAGAAAAGGACAGAGGTGAAAATAAGTGATGTCTTAGCCTTTGCGGGAAAGTGATGTCATGTGATACCCAGGAGGGAATCTCCAGAATCAAACCTGGTCAGAATTAGGTCTAGTTGCTCTACAAGGAGGAAGTGAAGAACTGACGATGACAACAGTGTAATCCATAGCGTGTTTGATAATTCATTCATCCCTATTTCACGTTACTCTTGGGTTCCCTCCCCTAGCATTATGGGGAGAAAGGTAACGGCTGAACTTTCACCTCTACAAGTAACACATAATAATAAGTAACACACAActtaaataataatcatttagTCCTTGACCACATGGCTACTTCTTGGCAATTAAAGTAAGTTCCCAGTGCCTGGAATAAGGAATACCCAGCAAGTGTCCAATTCTGCCTTAATGGGACTTTTTTGTGCTACATGTGCTATTCAAACCTATGCCCAAATCCACAAGAAAAAACAGGATCTCTGGAAACCCCAATCCTAAATAATATCTCCAATACCAAAACAGGACATTCTGTCCTCGACAAACTAAAATCATGAAGCCAATAAATTACAAAATCCCAACATATGCCCATATTCTAATAAATCGTAACACGGTTCACTTTATATACCAATGCTATGTATGCTTCCCTCTAGCTTCCTTTTTCAACTTTaacagcagttttatttttccaaatatttccattttgctcTTTTTCAGAAAGTAAATGAGATAACTGCTTTCAACTGCAATTTTATGCTTTTAGAATAGGTTTTtgtgggcagccggttggctcaggtggttggaacacaGCACTcattaacaccaaggttgccggttcgat of Rhinolophus sinicus isolate RSC01 linkage group LG05, ASM3656204v1, whole genome shotgun sequence contains these proteins:
- the CD207 gene encoding C-type lectin domain family 4 member K, translating into MKTAEGEVPDVHFTVDKQNISLWPREPPPKTGSSLVLRKICTVRAAVIVLTLVLLASVLLQAILYPWFMSTLSDEKTNAQLLKGRVDNISALSSEIKRNRGGVEAAGAQVQMVNASLDHVHSHIRRLETSVKEANARIQILTNSWEDVHNLYTRIPELKRDLDKASALNEKVRGLQSSLENIRKLLKQQNDIVQMVSQGWKYFRGNFYYFSRVPKAWYSAEQFCAFRDSHLTSVTSESEQEFLYKTAGGLSHWIGLTKAGSDGDWKWVDDTPFDKVLSRRFWIPGEPNNAGNNEHCANLLKYSLQSWNDALCDKNFLFICKRPYKPSEP